The proteins below are encoded in one region of Engystomops pustulosus chromosome 8, aEngPut4.maternal, whole genome shotgun sequence:
- the LOC140074567 gene encoding gamma-crystallin-3-like isoform X2, with amino-acid sequence MCTGPLRRKCMKIIFYEDKNFQGRYYECSSDCSDLSSYFSRCNSIRVESGNWILYEHPNYKGYQYYLRRGEYPDFQQWLGFNDSIRSCHLTSQHQGPFIIKVYEKEDFRGQMMEFTEDCHCVYDKFRYHDIHSCHVLDGHWMFYEEPNYKGRQYYLRPGEYRRFTNWGANSSRVGSFRRVQHLH; translated from the exons atgtgcactggccctttaagaagAAAGTGCATGAAG ATCATCTTTTACGAGGACAAGAACTTTCAGGGCCGCTACTATGAGTGCAGTTCTGACtgctctgacctgtcctcctatTTTAGTCGTTGTAATTCCATCCGAGTGGAAAGTGGAAACTGGATCCTCTATGAGCATCCCAACTACAAGGGATATCAGTATTATCTGAGGAGAGGAGAATATCCTGATTTTCAGCAATGGTTAGGCTTTAATGACTCAATTAGATCGTGTCACCTAACGTCTCAG CACCAAGGTCCTTTCATCATTAAGGTTTATGAAAAAGAAGATTTTAGGGGGCAAATGATGGAATTTACTGAAGATTGTCATTGTGTCTATGACAAGTTCCGTTACCATGATATCCACTCGTGCCATGTCCTTGATGGTCATTGGATGTTCTATGAGGAGCCCAATTACAAAGGCCGCCAGTATTACTTGAGACCTGGAGAGTACAGAAGATTCACCAACTGGGGAGCAAACAGTTCAAGAGTAGGATCATTCAGGCGTGTCCAGCATCTGCATTAA
- the LOC140074567 gene encoding gamma-crystallin-3-like isoform X1, translating into MSNVYKRTKKLVPAVAINNSSITMGKIIFYEDKNFQGRYYECSSDCSDLSSYFSRCNSIRVESGNWILYEHPNYKGYQYYLRRGEYPDFQQWLGFNDSIRSCHLTSQHQGPFIIKVYEKEDFRGQMMEFTEDCHCVYDKFRYHDIHSCHVLDGHWMFYEEPNYKGRQYYLRPGEYRRFTNWGANSSRVGSFRRVQHLH; encoded by the exons ATGTCCAATGTATATAAAAGGACAAAAAAATTGGTACCTGCTGTAGCTATTAACAACTCTTCAATCACCATGGGAAAG ATCATCTTTTACGAGGACAAGAACTTTCAGGGCCGCTACTATGAGTGCAGTTCTGACtgctctgacctgtcctcctatTTTAGTCGTTGTAATTCCATCCGAGTGGAAAGTGGAAACTGGATCCTCTATGAGCATCCCAACTACAAGGGATATCAGTATTATCTGAGGAGAGGAGAATATCCTGATTTTCAGCAATGGTTAGGCTTTAATGACTCAATTAGATCGTGTCACCTAACGTCTCAG CACCAAGGTCCTTTCATCATTAAGGTTTATGAAAAAGAAGATTTTAGGGGGCAAATGATGGAATTTACTGAAGATTGTCATTGTGTCTATGACAAGTTCCGTTACCATGATATCCACTCGTGCCATGTCCTTGATGGTCATTGGATGTTCTATGAGGAGCCCAATTACAAAGGCCGCCAGTATTACTTGAGACCTGGAGAGTACAGAAGATTCACCAACTGGGGAGCAAACAGTTCAAGAGTAGGATCATTCAGGCGTGTCCAGCATCTGCATTAA